One region of Dokdonia sp. 4H-3-7-5 genomic DNA includes:
- a CDS encoding FIST signal transduction protein, which translates to MRTVQLQRDSSGSWHYLSESITLNNPLVLILGNRFLLEKESVFEEVRDLFPSGHLVFGSSSGEIVAGAVNDEHITITAIEFEKSSFEIQTFNIHEVGDDSEKAGSTIIKKLTAEGLKHVFVLSEGSFVNGSALTKGMQGALPNVLITGGLCGDDARFEKTLASYNEAPKEGEIVVIGFYGETFEASFSIYGGWTPFGPERLITKSDGNILYEIDGKPALDLYKTYLGDKAKDLPGSALIYPLNVKSAENDQSFVRTILNIDEEKNAMILAGDVPEQSKVQLMMTNMDSIASASETAALRAMEGRNNPPQLALLISCIGRKLVLDQRIEEEVEEVMSVIGDDVVISGMYSYGEIAPFYGERSCKLHNQTMTITLISE; encoded by the coding sequence ATGAGAACAGTACAACTACAACGCGACTCGTCTGGTTCATGGCACTATTTAAGTGAATCAATAACACTTAATAATCCGCTGGTGCTTATTCTAGGAAATCGTTTTCTTCTAGAAAAAGAAAGCGTTTTTGAGGAAGTAAGAGACTTATTTCCTTCAGGGCATCTTGTTTTTGGATCTTCTAGTGGTGAGATTGTAGCTGGAGCAGTAAATGATGAACATATCACCATAACTGCCATAGAATTTGAAAAGTCTTCCTTTGAGATTCAAACATTTAATATACATGAAGTAGGAGATGATAGTGAGAAGGCGGGATCTACGATAATTAAGAAGTTAACTGCAGAAGGCCTTAAGCATGTATTTGTGTTATCTGAAGGAAGTTTTGTAAATGGATCTGCGCTCACCAAGGGAATGCAAGGAGCATTGCCTAATGTTTTAATTACTGGCGGACTGTGTGGAGATGATGCACGTTTTGAAAAAACACTTGCTTCTTATAATGAGGCGCCAAAGGAAGGCGAGATTGTAGTCATAGGTTTTTATGGAGAAACTTTTGAAGCGTCATTTTCTATTTATGGTGGGTGGACACCCTTTGGACCAGAAAGGCTAATTACAAAATCTGATGGTAATATCTTATACGAGATAGATGGTAAACCAGCATTAGATTTATACAAAACCTACCTAGGCGATAAAGCAAAAGATTTACCAGGCTCTGCGCTTATTTATCCGCTCAATGTAAAAAGTGCAGAAAATGACCAGTCATTTGTGCGTACTATTTTAAATATAGATGAAGAGAAAAACGCGATGATTCTAGCAGGAGATGTGCCAGAGCAATCTAAGGTACAACTTATGATGACAAATATGGATAGCATCGCTTCGGCATCAGAAACCGCAGCATTGAGGGCTATGGAGGGAAGGAATAATCCGCCACAATTAGCATTGCTTATAAGTTGTATAGGACGTAAATTAGTATTAGATCAACGTATAGAAGAAGAAGTTGAGGAGGTAATGAGTGTGATAGGTGATGATGTAGTGATAAGTGGGATGTACTCTTACGGAGAGATTGCCCCTTTTTACGGAGAACGTAGTTGTAAATTGCACAACCAGACCATGACAATTACCTTAATAAGCGAGTAA
- a CDS encoding LytR/AlgR family response regulator transcription factor, translating into MNCIIVDDETAARTIVSHLCSQVDELNVIDEFPNAMQAIKFLNKNEIDLIFLDIHMPDFTGFDFIDSLKNPPKIVLTTSDRDFAIEAFEYDCIVDYLVKPITLPRFLKAMQKVENFKSPVAQKTALPQEAKQEEASEKEMYVNIDRRLIKIEFDKVFLVEAKGDYVLIKTEGKNYTVHSTLKKIGEKLPDSLFLKIHRSYIINIKKIVDIEDNSVLIARDVIPISRSNRPELMKRLNLL; encoded by the coding sequence TTGAACTGTATAATTGTAGATGATGAAACTGCGGCACGTACTATCGTATCGCATTTATGTAGCCAGGTAGATGAACTCAATGTAATTGATGAGTTTCCTAATGCAATGCAGGCAATCAAGTTTTTAAATAAGAACGAGATTGACCTCATATTCTTAGACATACACATGCCAGATTTTACTGGTTTTGACTTTATAGATTCGCTCAAAAACCCGCCTAAAATTGTACTTACAACATCAGATCGCGACTTTGCGATAGAAGCTTTTGAGTATGATTGTATTGTAGATTATCTAGTAAAGCCTATAACGCTGCCTAGATTTCTCAAAGCCATGCAAAAAGTAGAGAACTTTAAATCTCCGGTTGCACAAAAAACTGCGTTGCCTCAAGAAGCAAAACAAGAAGAGGCTTCAGAAAAGGAGATGTATGTAAACATAGATAGGCGTCTCATAAAAATTGAGTTTGATAAAGTCTTTCTAGTAGAAGCAAAAGGTGACTACGTACTTATAAAAACCGAAGGAAAAAATTATACCGTACATTCTACACTTAAAAAAATAGGAGAAAAACTACCAGATAGTCTTTTCTTAAAAATACATCGCTCTTACATTATTAATATTAAGAAAATAGTTGATATTGAGGACAATAGTGTCCTGATAGCTAGAGATGTAATCCCAATAAGTCGATCTAACAGACCTGAACTTATGAAGCGTCTTAACTTGCTATAA
- a CDS encoding Hpt domain-containing protein produces the protein MEQPNLNYIKELSGGDAGFEKKLIGVVQTELPQEIAEYEGNMNDSAFAKAAENVHKIKHKLGIVGLEKGYELAIAYEDELKEGKSTLKEEFDSILTAVIHFIKDL, from the coding sequence ATGGAACAGCCTAATCTTAATTATATAAAGGAACTTTCAGGTGGAGACGCAGGTTTTGAAAAAAAACTTATAGGCGTTGTACAAACAGAATTACCTCAAGAAATCGCCGAGTATGAAGGTAATATGAATGATTCCGCTTTCGCGAAAGCGGCCGAAAACGTACATAAGATAAAGCACAAATTAGGAATCGTAGGATTAGAAAAAGGGTACGAACTGGCCATTGCCTATGAAGATGAACTTAAGGAAGGAAAGTCTACCTTGAAAGAAGAATTTGATAGCATTCTAACCGCTGTAATCCATTTCATAAAAGATTTATAA
- a CDS encoding sensor histidine kinase, translated as MNPLLKRQIRKYLPDDLKEREDMQVFFNAVAASYDNLDDQFKMNQRAMQISSDELYEANKQLREESERQQGLLIRLQSVINAVQPFGEEDGDIDIGETNLAEYISQQAEQLILVNRDQELLVKELALQNQELNDYAHIVSHDLKSPLRSIEALVSWLKEDYGDAIGEEGKTQIGLIVTHLEKMDALITGILNYSSIDKEVRTERKIDLNILVKETVDLMHLPEHITINVHKLPTILADRFKIQQLFQNLIGNAVSSIDKPKGVVEVIARNLDDVFQFEIKDNGKGINQAYFHKIFQVFQKLENDSESTGIGLSIVKKIVHFYDGKIWLDSTEGVGTTFYFTLPQTT; from the coding sequence ATGAATCCACTGTTAAAAAGACAAATACGTAAATATCTTCCTGACGATCTTAAAGAGCGTGAGGATATGCAGGTCTTTTTTAATGCGGTGGCAGCATCGTATGATAATCTTGACGATCAATTCAAGATGAACCAGCGAGCTATGCAAATAAGCTCAGATGAGTTATATGAGGCAAATAAGCAGCTTAGAGAAGAATCAGAACGCCAGCAAGGTTTATTAATACGTTTACAGTCTGTAATAAATGCTGTACAACCTTTTGGTGAAGAAGATGGAGACATAGATATTGGAGAAACAAATCTAGCCGAATATATAAGCCAGCAGGCAGAGCAACTTATCCTAGTAAATAGGGATCAAGAATTACTTGTAAAAGAGCTTGCATTACAAAACCAAGAGCTCAATGATTATGCACACATTGTATCTCATGACCTCAAGTCACCACTGCGCAGTATTGAGGCATTAGTAAGCTGGCTTAAAGAAGATTATGGAGATGCTATAGGCGAGGAGGGAAAAACACAAATAGGGCTTATAGTAACCCATTTAGAAAAAATGGATGCCCTTATTACAGGAATCTTAAATTACTCTTCTATTGATAAGGAAGTTCGTACAGAGCGAAAAATAGATTTAAATATTCTTGTAAAAGAGACTGTAGATCTCATGCATCTACCAGAACATATTACTATTAATGTACATAAGCTGCCCACTATTCTAGCAGATCGTTTTAAAATTCAGCAGTTGTTTCAAAACTTGATAGGTAATGCTGTGAGTAGTATTGATAAGCCTAAGGGAGTTGTAGAAGTAATTGCACGAAATCTTGATGACGTTTTCCAGTTTGAAATAAAGGATAATGGAAAAGGAATTAATCAGGCATACTTCCATAAGATTTTTCAAGTCTTTCAAAAGCTAGAAAATGATTCTGAAAGCACGGGAATAGGCTTATCTATCGTTAAGAAAATTGTCCATTTTTATGATGGTAAGATTTGGTTAGATAGCACCGAAGGTGTAGGGACCACATTTTATTTTACACTACCTCAAACTACATAA